A segment of the Lolium perenne isolate Kyuss_39 chromosome 3, Kyuss_2.0, whole genome shotgun sequence genome:
CATTTCCCTATACGGAAGTGAAGAGCATAGAGATGATAAGCACATATAATTTGGGTATTAGTTGGTCAACCTTAGGGAGAGATGTCATAATCATCAGAAGTGATTGGTTTATTCAATTTTGTTTCCTCTGTTTTCAACAGTACCAGACTACACCCCATTGTTGGGGTGATATGGACAGCGTGGAACAGAGTAGGCATTGTTGATCTCTGGAAGATGACCCTTTTCTGCCGCAACAAATTCACATGGACCATTTCCTCTAACAAAACCCCAGCCTCAGGACATAGACGATTCCCTGAATGCACCGTCATTATTGATCTTAACATAATTATGCAACCAGCCAGGATAACTTTAGTTATAGAGTCCTTGTTCCTCCTCTCCATCGAGCTCATCTGCATTTCTTGTTTATAGCCAGCATTTACCTTATTTCATTCAGCCCACCAGATTCATAACAAGCAGCAAACAGTGAGCGTTCCACTTCCTTAAATCTGAAATTTTATCCAAAAAAGTGTAGCACTTGAGCATTTCGGGAGCAGTTCTCTTGTATCTTCCAGATTTAGCttcctccattttagtttgacATTGCATTTACAATAACATCGCATCCATCTTCATTAAACCTGACACATTAAGGACATTTGGTATCCACATCTAACCCCCTTAGTTTCAGTTTCATGAGCAGGGGCGGAATATTTGTGGCCACTCTCCATATTATGTATAATATTTTTCGTCGAGGAAAGCGACCATATTTTTTCCAATTGACATTATTACCAGAGTTAGTAGAACTTACTTGGAGGCCACTTAATAACTTATGAACTCCGTGGTGCATTGCCAACTTATATGCATATTTGACTGAAAAGATGCCCTCATAGTCATGCCATGCAGGGAACAAACTGCAGTGCTCATGGCATATTCGAACCAGCAGTTTGCACCAAAAATGAATGGCAGCATGCACCTAAATATTGATCAAGGACACAGTTGCAAGCATGGTGGAAAAAGTTTCCTCGAAGAAGGGATCTGAACCTGCAGTTAGCAACTTAGAGGACGCAATTCATGATTGCACACATTCTATAAGAACACGATAACCAGAAGTGCCTTTTGCAAGAGCCTCCCCTTGGTCAATCTCATTTTTTGATGCACAAGGAATGCAAGTTGGAGGTCGTCATTGTCCTCTATGTCACCTCTCGCCCAGCCGATGTAATCTTCGTCTACTATCTCCTCTCTCCTTCAATCGCACAGGTCAGATGGAACAACACACGTAGAAGCAGCGCAAACAGCACCTTCTGAGCATCAGGCATCAGCTCACCTGAGGGGCGACGACGTCGACAATCTCCTAAACAGAGGCGAGGTAGATAAGATCCCAGAGGGCTGCTTCGAGGTCCCCAGGCTGGACCTTGGGTGCGTACAACCCGACCTCCTGTAGGATGTGGACGCCTCATCTGGCCCACACTTCCGGCCCCTAGGGGTGCCGCACTGTCGCGTCCACCGCGAACGCTCGGCCACGGCGTTGACGCCCAAGAAGCGGCGCACAGAGCGGTGCAAGAGTTCGGGCGGGGCAGGCTTGGCGCCAGCGGCCCTCCGCACGGCGAGGAATAGCCATCTGCTGTTGTGATCGGGTAGATCCTGAGTGGGGGATGGATGGAACAAGATGGAGAAGAGGGATCAGAATTGAGTCGCTTCAGCTCAGAAGCCACCGCCTCCCTATTCAGCGGTGGCCAAGCCCTAGCTAACCTCCATGTAGGCCCAACGAGCTGAACCAGACGGTCAATTCTACCAACAGCCAATTAGGCAATTATTACAACTCACTGCTAGTAGGTCCATCGAAAGCGACACCCAAATCCACCACAGGAGCGCAGGACCCTGGGACAGGGATGGCACCcgcagggtatgggtacgggtagagccatcccatacccgtacccgtcACCTTTATTCTTACCCGtcacccgtacccatacccgTCAACGGGTACAAGTTTTTCCCATTCCTGTCACCCGACAGGGTAAATGGGTACCCGCTGGTAAAAATACCCGCGCTTACAACATATTAAATTAATTAAAAAAATATGACAAGAGGTGAAGCGATCCTAGATAGGGGTCTAATCCTCACTAACCTACCAATGATTGTGAGACTGGGAAGCGTGAGGTTCAACCTAGCAACATGAAGGCGTGATTAGGGAAAAATTAAGTAGTTTAGAATATTGCAGTGGCCTACTTGTTAATTTTAGATGGGTACATGGGTACGCGGGTATGGGTTCTATGATCCCGTACCCGTACCCACTCTACCCGACGGGTATGATATTTTTCCATTTACAAACCCATGGGTAATATTTTGTCCCAAACCCGTACTCCTATTGGGTTTTTACCCGGCGGGTACGCGGGTCATGGGTACCCATTGCCATCCTGGGAGCTTAGTGCTCTTAGGAGATAAAGGGGGTTTAATAAGGCTATTTGTTGCAGTGTCGTATTGACCAACTGTATGCTAAAATTTGCGGTGTTGTTCACTTTATAATTAGTTTTCAGATCCATGGACCAGATGCTTATGCTCAATGTGCAATGAGATTAAAAAATTATGCATTACAGATAAATCTTTATTATGGTGGTTTCGAGCATGCTTCAGTTTTTTTACTCTGCAAATTCTGCATCTGATTTTGTTATAACACTATTAAAATGCAGGTTCATGGACAACATATGGCGTGTCTGATCTCATCTCTGGATATGAACAATATCTTCAAGGCAAAGGTTTTGGAGGTCAGGATGTTTCATGATTGAAACTACAGAATAATAGCTCAAAATGCATAGCCTCATTCAGTTTGAGCGAATAAATGGGCTCTCATGTTAAAAAATATTGCTTTGGCATGCTACAATATATAATTTTATTCAGGATGTGCTGGAGATgcaattttagaaaatagttaaTTTCCCATGTTTTTGTTCATCAAGTAAATGTACTAGAACACTGAAGTTGATATTTTCTTCACATTTCTTAAATCTTTTGCTAGGAACAAATTCCTTAGCAAACATCAGCTCTTCAATGCTTTACTGGGAAGAGGGTGTATCTTGAGTTTCCACATTATCAGGAGTCCACGGTTGCATGATTTATGTGTCAATTCAAGTTTAGGTAGACAACATTTAGTTAGACAATCGTAGATCACCTGAGGATGAGTTGATCTGTGCACCAAGAATCAGTATATATACTCTCTTTTTTGTTCATTCATTTCTGCtttgttcctcttgaattgctgggTCATTCTGGATAGACACGATTGTGGGCCATGAACGAAGCTTTGTGGCAATCAACTAATGCTCTGCTATGTTCACCAAGCAATTGCATATCATGGATTTTGTACTACTCAAAACACAAATAACATGCCAATAGCATGAATATACATAGTGGGTGTGAACTTCTAATTCACAACAACAAAATATTGCAAATTTTAGATTATTGAAGAAACTGAGCAAGATTCTCTTCATGTTTGCAGGACCTTCAGGACAGCGGCAGCAGTACGACTGAACCAAAAGCTCAAGAAGCCTGGCAAAAATTGCCATGTGTACTGGATGGCAAAAATTGCTATGCGCAAGAATTCAAGAAGCCTGGCAAGAATTACCAATTGCATTCTATCCAGCACCTGCTGCTTATTGGGGTTGCATGGTTCCGCGAAACCATCAGGAGCTACCCGTTTTTTAGGATGTACCCTAGGAAAACATCTGGAGTAAGTGAGTATTACCTTCATGTCATTCTTCTCCATGTTTATTGCCAGTACATAGAGAAACCACTTGAAAGCACCTACCCTTTTTTGTTTGCCAAATCAAGTGTGGTTAAGATATTGCACCAGTAAGTGCATGATATATATACCTGAGTTTTTGCCGATGATATATATACCTATTCTTGTAAATTTCTGCACAAGAGCTTTTGGCAGCTGCTGCATTATTCACTTGTGCGTTGAGTGTTTTATTTGACAAGTGAGTGGGTGATGTCAGTTTTGGCTCTATACATATTTACTGGCCAGGTGGGAGTAATCATGGTTTTAAAGGCGCCAAGGCGTCCTAAGGCGAAGGGGGGCGCTCTGATGCTTAGGCAACGCCTAGGTGCCTAAGGCGGGTGTTTTTCTAAGGCGGAGGGGGAGTGCATGGACGCTGAGGcgacgcctttaaaaccatggGAGTAATAAGATAATGATGTACAAGTCAGTGATGTGAGATCTTGATTTGAGTTCCACTGCAGTACAGTACCGGATGTTTGGGATCATTTCGTTCTATGTTATGTGCAAAACATCGTGGCAATAAATAATCTAGTTAATTGTTATATATGCCATACCATGTTGTATCCATGATGTAGCTTTGTTAGGTTTTAAGCTGGAGGATAACTTCAACCAAAACTTAAAGTTATGGAGTTAAGAATGCGACTGAAAAAATAGCCGTTGTTATTTGTATAAACTTTCAACATTGTTAAGCGGCGCTGCAAGTTCAGAAACTAGTGGAATCATAATGTTACACTCCTACAAATATTGGAAGTTGTTGTCAATGTTCTCATGCTCTGAATATTCTTCTACTCCTGCAAATATTGCAAGTTAGTGTCAATATTGTACTGCTACTCAATGGAGTAAAAATATAACAAGTTACTGTCAGTTGCTACTGTTATTCTTTGAATTAAACAAGAGTAGTTACTATCAAACTAGAGTCCTGTCGTTTACTACTGTGAAACTAGAGTACTGTCAATTGCTACTGCTAGGAATTTTATGCCTCATACAAGGGAAGGCTTGCCACATTTGTGTGTGCCCCTACCTAAAGATGTCTTATTTATTTCTGGAGAAAATGCTCAATTTATGCCCTGTCTGATTCTTCCAAACTGAAGATGCTCAACTGGGCTTTGTTTTAATTTTTCCATTTCAGTTTTTATTGGATTAACTCATATTAGTGCCCTTGCAGATGGGAAGGACATTGCACCAATGCGAAACTGGAAGGTCGATCCAAATGCTTGCAACCCATTCCATATATGCGCCTCGTACTGCTTCGATTATTTGAATGAAGGCTCGGAGCGCCGATAGCTCCAAGCAAGCCAGGTGTGTTCCTTAACTTACCCCGAACCTGCTAGTGGTTTATATGTGAATATTTCTCACATCTGAAGTGGAAATTTCTCTTATGTCTGTTCATCCTGACTTGACTGCACAGGCACTAGGTGATGTTGTAGTGGATGAAGAAGCCCCAGGTAGCAATGGTGTCAGTTTCTTGGAGGAGCAGttaaacatccatgatgttgcttcAGCAAGCAATCCTAACTTGACTGCACAGGAAGACGAATCAATTGATGCTGCAGTAGAAGAGGAGCTTGATCTTGAAATATCAGAAGAAGCTCCTGATAAGTATGGTGAAGAGATGACATCCTTCACTTAGAAGAAGCTCCTGATAACTACGGTGTATTATTGATGAATGCAGAACACTAGTTTAGCCGTAAGTTCAGTTTCTTACATTGAACAGGTGGTTAACTGCTCACTGACCCATACATTTGGAGGGCAATATATGCTTAGCAATCATCATTTGCGGCAACGTCATGCAATCAAATGTGGTTTTTCTTTCACCATTCTACTATGAGAACCCACAAATTCCAGATTCTTGTTTATGTTGGATGATGCGATTACTTCTGCATTATTGTTCACTGTGCTAGCTCTATTGGACTAAGGTGCATTACTGTTTATATTGCCTCTAATTAGATTTTCTGAAACTTTTTCGAAGTGCCTCTAAACATGGTTTTGGGGCAATTCTTAGAGTTACTTCAAATTATCTTTTGGGGCATTTCTTGGAGTTGCTTCTAATTGTGTTTAGGGGCACATCTGAAACTGCCCCTAAGAACATTTTGGGGCAAATCTCAAACTGCTGCTAAAGATATTTAGAGGCATATTTCAAACTGCACCTAAAAACATTTGGAGGCACATCTTAAACTGCCCCTAAAAACATTTAGAGGCAAAATTTAAAGTGCCCCTAAAACCTTTAGGGGCACAACTCAAAGTACCCCTGAAAACATTTAGAGACAGTTTTCAAAGAGCCCCTAAAAACAATTAGAGGCACAAATCGAAGTGCCTCTGAAAACAATTAGAGGCAAAACTCAAAGTGCCCCTGAAAATCTTTAGAGGCACAATTCAAAGTGCCCCTGAAAACATTTTAGGGTAGTTTTCAAAGTGCCCCTAAATGTATTTGGGGCATTTCATTCAAAGTGCCCCTATTTCAATTAGGGACACAAGCATCCGGGGCACTTTTTATAGTGCCTCTAAAAATAAATAGGGGCACTTTGACTATCTATTGGGGCAGTTTGAAATGCCTCTAAATCTATACCGTACAGTAGTGCGTGGCCAAGACCGAGACGACGACGAAGCTGCCCGTGGCCAAGACCGAGACGACGACGAAGCTTCCCGTGGCCAAGACCGAGACGACGATGAAGCTTCCCGTGGCCAAGACCGAGACGACGACAAAGCTGCCTGTGGCCAAGACCGAGACGACGACGAAGCTGACCGAGAAAATGAACTCGTTCGGTATCCGCTGTTCGACGGCGTGTTCATGTTCGCGAGTCAGCCCATCAGCGGACGAGGCCGTCTTGGCCTATCCGGCCGTGGCCGAGGAAGTTGTCCACCGTTCAGAGGAGCAGCTGCTGCTGGTCATGGAGCTGCAGGGCGTGGTGGTCGCGGTAGAGGGGGAGCTGCATGGCGTGGTGGTCGCGGTAGAGGAGGAGCTGCAGGCCGAGGTGCTCGTGGAGGAGCAACTTCAGGCGGCGTAGGTCGCGGACGAGGGGCAGCTGCAGGCCGAGGTGCTCGTGGAAGAGGTGCAGGGCGTGGTGGTCGCGGAAGAGGGGGAGCTGCTGGGAGTGGAGACGGTGATGTTGAAGGAGACGATCAGCCGACTGGAGAAGAACGTGCAGCAGGTACGTAGTGCTACAGATGCTATCTGTTTCATGCAAATTGTACTGTTCACATGCAAAAAGAATAGTGCTGGTACTGATCACATGCAAATGGAGTAGTACATGAACATTTAGAATTTCTTTGCAACGACCAAGtattttgaattttaattgaagcaatcttgatCCTACTGGTATTTTTTTTGCAATGAACAAGTTCTTTCAATTCTAAATAAACCACTGTTGATGGTACTGTTGCTTTTTGCAGTTGTGCCGTTAGGACGACTGGTGAACAGCCGTAGAGTTTATAGTGACGAGGACAAAAGGAAAATATATGCTGCCCTTCTCCGTAGAACCTCGCCAGATGTGTTGAATAATGGTGTGACAAAGGCAGTGGCCGCCAAGTTCATGGTACCCTTGCGAGTTGTGCAACGGGTCTGGAATGATGGTTTAGGTGGCATTGAAAATATTTGTAACAAAAAGCCTTTGAATTGTTGGTGCAAAAGAGTGGAATTTAATCCCGATGCAATGAAACTAGTGCCACCTTCGAAGAGGACAACTTTGAAAGACCTAGCTTATGAGCTAGGCATGTCAAAGAGCACATTACAGAGGCGTTTCAAGGAGAAGGAGTTTAGAAGACACTCAAATGCCATCAAGCCTAGAATCACCGACGACAACAAGAAAGCAAGGGTTCGGTATGCACTATCTATGCTACACCCCGATAGCGAAGATCCAAAATTTCAAGGCGGGTACAACATCGTGCATATGGATGAGAAGTGGTTTTACAAGACGAAGGGCTCTCAAAATTATTATTTGGGCAATGATGAAGAAGAACCATACCGTTCATGCCAAAGCAAACACTACATTGACAAGGTTATGTTCCTATGTGTCACTACTAGGCCAAGGTTTGATGCGGATGGCAATTGCACATTTGATGGTAAGATTGGTATGTTCCCCTTTGTGACCGAGAAGCCGGCGGAACGTCGTAGTGGCAACCGCGCGAGGGGAACAATGGAAACCAAACCATTAAATGTTACACGGCTTGTTAGTCGAGAGTACCTTATTCAAAAAGTTTTGCCCGCTATCAAGGAGAAGTGGCCATTGGAGGATAGATGGAGCCCAATATTCATTCAACAAGACAACGCGAAGACACATGTATTGCCAAATGATCCTGAATTTTTAGAGGCGGCTACTGCCGGAGGGTGGAACATTAGCCTCATTTGTCAACCTCCTAACTCACCGGATACCAATATCCTAGATTTGGGTTTGTTCGCCGCTCTCCAATCATTGTTTCAAAAAAAGTCTCCAACTTCTATTCTTGACATTCTCATGAAGGTACACAATTTTATGTTATTTTTACTTCAACCGTTGCAATACTTCTTGTACTAATCTTGATATTGTAATGAAGGtgcaacaagcatggaacgagtaCCCGGCCGAGAGGAGCAACCGTGTCTTTTTGACACATCAAACATGCATGGTGGAGATCATGAAGCTTATGGGGGAGCACCGGTACAAGATACCACACATTAGGAAGGGAGTTCTACAAAGATTAGAAATACTACCCGAAGTGCTACATGTTGATCACGCCATTGTAAACGCGGCTAGAGAGTTCATTATCTAGAGAGTTCGTCATTTAAACGCGGCTAGAGAGCATGCAATGTTTTGTTGTAATGGAGTTATCTTGTACCCAAAATTGCAACTTTGATGTAATGGAGCTGTCCTATGGATGAAATAAGTTTTATGCGCTTTACAAATGGCAATGCCCATAATTTTGTCAATTCCCAAACTTTCCATAACACAAAGAACATGTCACACATGGCAATGCCCATAATTTTTGTAATTCCCATAATTTGCATAACACAAGAACTCATGTCACACATAGGCATAACACAAATACTCATAACATAAGGAACTCATCTATTCTCCACGATAGCGGTAGAAGCCTTTGTCGTCAAGGAAAAAGTTTGGATGGTGAATGTCAAACATAACATCGAATATGACTTGCTCACCGTCTGTGAGAAAATCATGTTGATGCACTTCTTGTCCATTCATAGCAAAATCTTCCACTCCTTCCGTCTCCGCAGCAACCTCCTCTACCTCTTCCATCTCCGCAGCAACCTCCTGTACCTCTTCCATCTCCGCAGCAACCTCCTCTATCGCTTCCATCTCCGCACCAATCTCCTCTAACTCTACCAACTCCGCAGCATCCTCCTCTATCGCTTCCATCTCCGCAGCAACATGCTGTCCTCCATCATTCATCATGCCATTTTGATCTTCAACATCAAGAAGGTTGTCCATGCCAGCAATCCATGCATCAAAAGTATCTTGCACCTCAACCATCCACTGCATACAAATCCT
Coding sequences within it:
- the LOC127342683 gene encoding uncharacterized protein isoform X1 is translated as MCDGIIFRSQVHGQHMACLISSLDMNNIFKAKVLEDLQDSGSSTTEPKAQEAWQKLPCVLDGKNCYAQEFKKPGKNYQLHSIQHLLLIGVAWFRETIRSYPFFRMYPRKTSGVNGKDIAPMRNWKVDPNACNPFHICASYCFDYLNEGSERR
- the LOC127342683 gene encoding uncharacterized protein isoform X2, coding for MCDGIIFRSQVHGQHMACLISSLDMNNIFKAKVLEDLQDSGSSTTEPKAQEAWQKLPCVLDGKNCYAQEFKKPGKNYQLHSIQHLLLIGVAWFRETIRSYPFFRMYPRKTSGMGRTLHQCETGRSIQMLATHSIYAPRTASII
- the LOC127338429 gene encoding uncharacterized protein, which produces MPLNLYRTVVRGQDRDDDEAARGQDRDDDEASRGQDRDDDEASRGQDRDDDKAACGQDRDDDEADRENELVRYPLFDGVFMFASQPISGRGRLGLSGRGRGSCPPFRGAAAAGHGAAGRGGRGRGGAAWRGGRGRGGAAGRGARGGATSGGVGRGRGAAAGRGARGRGAGRGGRGRGGAAGSGDGDVEGDDQPTGEERAAVVPLGRLVNSRRVYSDEDKRKIYAALLRRTSPDVLNNGVTKAVAAKFMVPLRVVQRVWNDGLGGIENICNKKPLNCWCKRVEFNPDAMKLVPPSKRTTLKDLAYELGMSKSTLQRRFKEKEFRRHSNAIKPRITDDNKKARVRYALSMLHPDSEDPKFQGGYNIVHMDEKWFYKTKGSQNYYLGNDEEEPYRSCQSKHYIDKVMFLCVTTRPRFDADGNCTFDGKIGMFPFVTEKPAERRSGNRARGTMETKPLNVTRLVSREYLIQKVLPAIKEKWPLEDRWSPIFIQQDNAKTHVLPNDPEFLEAATAGGWNISLICQPPNSPDTNILDLGLFAALQSLFQKKSPTSILDILMKVQQAWNEYPAERSNRVFLTHQTCMVEIMKLMGEHRYKIPHIRKGVLQRLEILPEVLHVDHAIVNAAREFII